One window from the genome of Plasmodium relictum strain SGS1 genome assembly, chromosome: 12 encodes:
- a CDS encoding GTP-binding protein, putative: protein MIFSSKCLKYCIIRNSFFIKKKNLIKFVHGRNLKFFHLSNIYKNLKVEEDYFYINPLRKLSCIGCGEFLQTTNEKKSGYVPFSVYEKYSNGRLKFYTKVKGEEVDSIPDGVKVDVNNFSNFRVKTKIVLCKRCYRLQHYKIADVKCEVDINRIENIIKCRKQLQEDIKKKAENTKKKSLEKAEKNNNESENEETKNENKNYYNNINKHDINNNNNDKSDIFEKDEMKKNLSSESSCNKLNGNKEGVFNNWNNEKYDKINFNNMVFINKKMNKYFKNILKDNKNQQEYDYSKEKTRDFQKMEASNTKNGSIIQMQTKDSYTDKKNKEIEYPTPNDKTEKVISKKLNNEEFKKEESYYQDNSYNIDKRSINIYEKKDILKKRNDAKMLDVEKMDISTAKYIEGDRNHIMNNLIKKMKKKSLVLYLIDITNIENTILPELYIGCKNKDINIIWLVNKVDCLPKSTNLEIVKMWFRNLVRQIKNSHINDLIFISALKFYNYNILEERMKYYVDLDKGIDIYIVGCVNVGKSTFINSFLKYINYKHIGDIYNKRKKGGVTTSSIPYTTLNYNVFKLKKNINIIDTIGIPTKYQYSSILYKDIDLNSISINKRIQPFTYKLKEDSSIILGSLCYINLIYGNFCLLTFYMSNKVTIHMCKSEKIQAFLEKKKCSFLYPPHIKDDFDLLKPFVKHTIKVYGKDFESVDDIVISDLCWFSLTGQGIKVLEIFAPKNIKIYRRPSMITDAIKHTQIDVFKYKSYRGRTSKILKKKKKLIEELDRLSPNRRVEMKNLTLQREKSQLENLNNFNETSIISDNKDIENIVHYL from the coding sequence ATGATATTTAGTTCTAAATGCTTAAAATATTGTATAATAAGAAATTcctttttcataaaaaaaaaaaatctaataaaatttgttCATGGAAGAaatctaaaattttttcatttaagtaacatttataaaaatttaaaagtagaagaagattatttttatatcaatCCCTTACGAAAACTTAGTTGTATTGGTTGTGGTGAGTTTTTGCAAACaactaatgaaaaaaaaagtggcTATGTTCCATTTAGTGTTTATGAAAAATACAGTAATGGAAGATTAAAATTCTATACCAAAGTAAAAGGAGAAGAAGTAGATTCAATTCCAGACGGTGTTAAAGTTGATGTTAATAATTTCTCTAATTTTAGagtaaaaacaaaaattgtTTTATGTAAAAGATGCTATAGATTACAACATTATAAAATTGCTGATGTAAAATGTGAAGTTGATATTAATAgaattgaaaatataataaaatgtaGAAAACAGTTACAAGAggatattaagaaaaaagcAGAAAAtacgaaaaaaaaatctttagAAAAAgcagaaaaaaataacaatgaatcagaaaatgaagaaactAAAaacgaaaataaaaattactacaataatataaataaacatgatattaataataataataatgataaaagtGATATCTTTGAAAAGgatgaaatgaaaaaaaatttatcaagTGAAAGTAGTTGCAATAAATTAAATGGGAACAAAGAAGGTGTATTTAATAATtggaataatgaaaaatatgataaaattaattttaacaaTATGGTatttataaacaaaaaaatgaataaatattttaaaaatattttaaaagataataaaaatcaaCAGGAATACGATTATtctaaagaaaaaacaaGAGATTTTCAAAAAATGGAAGCCagtaatacaaaaaatgGAAGTATCATACAAATGCAAACGAAAGATAGTTATACTGACAAAAAgaataaagaaatagaatATCCAACTCCAAATGATAAAACTGAAAAAgttatttctaaaaaattaaataatgaggaatttaaaaaagaagaaagttATTATCAGGATAATTCGTATAACATTGATAAAAGaagtattaatatttatgaaaagaaagatatattaaaaaaaagaaatgatgCTAAAATGTTAGATGTAGAAAAGATGGATATAAGTACAGCTAAATATATAGAAGGAGATAGAAACCACATAATGAATaacttaattaaaaaaatgaaaaaaaaatctttagttttatatttaattgataTCACCAATATTGAAAATACAATACTTCCTGAACTATACATAGGTtgcaaaaataaagatataaatataatttggCTGGTAAATAAAGTAGATTGTTTACCCAAATCAACTAATTTAGAAATTGTGAAAATGTGGTTTCGAAATTTAGTTAGGCAAATAAAGAATTCTCatataaatgatttaatatttatatctgcactaaaattttataattataatattttggAAGAAAGAATGAAATACTATGTAGATTTAGATAAAGgaattgatatatatattgttggATGTGTAAATGTTGGAAAATctacttttattaattcatttttaaagtatataaattataaacatATTGGAGATATTtataacaaaagaaaaaaaggggGTGTTACAACTTCGAGCATTCCATATACaactttaaattataatgtatttaaattaaaaaaaaatataaatattattgatACAATTGGGATACCAACAAAATATCAGTATTCttctatattatataaagatattGATTTAAACAGTAtaagtataaataaaagaatacaACCATTTAcgtataaattaaaagaagattcTTCTATAATTTTAGGAAGCTTATGCTATATCAATTTAATTTATGGAAACTTTTGTTTATTAACATTTTATATGTCTAATAAAGTTACTATTCATATGTGCAAAAGTGAAAAAATTCAGGCTTttctagaaaaaaaaaaatgttcttttttatatccaCCTCATATAAAAGAtgattttgatttattaaaaccATTTGTTAAACATACTATTAAAGTTTATGGAAAGGATTTTGAAAGTGTAGATGATATTGTTATATCTGATTTATGTTGGTTTTCATTAACAGGCCAGGGTATAAAGGTACTAGAAATTTTCGCACccaaaaatatcaaaatataTAGGAGACCATCAATGATAACTGACGCCATTAAACATACCCAAATTGatgtatttaaatataaatcttATCGGGGAAGAACAAgcaaaattttgaaaaagaaaaaaaaattaattgaaGAGTTAGATAGATTATCCCCAAATAGAAGAGTGGAAATGAAAAATCTTACCTTGCAAAGAGAAAAGTCACAACTTGAAAACTTAAATAATTTCAATGAAACATCTATTATTAGtgataataaagatatagaaaatattgtacattatttataa
- the DBP5 gene encoding ATP-dependent RNA helicase DBP5, putative — protein sequence MDTKDINTEKKDEKKDSKQNESFNTENENLKNVKESKNNENLKNDEELKNDEILKNENSKDINLKDEETKDDNLKNNENKDNKGENVMNMFLSYIQKNKDDPQVLQQMLNMMSEQMKNNLPSNALNINSANANEKIKNEGSHISNNENIIGENKNNNQCPNDKEKDENKKINEDNKNLTINGINTINDKNPEQENKIVNECNKLDNLNKLDEINKTNGIHNSKYSEKEMLSKLINNYVDKKNIPETNIGNNDKLNNLGFNNSNSNKLDNNNVNEYMINQNIYRNTQSFNEKNSSNVENNGLMKKKHNELVEDNDEYVIENNETKESFEEEAVNLIEKLKILNNDKNKVDTLNRSYTKTNDINNQSDFKLYHSKNTWEELKIDNELIQILTYLKFFSPSKIQAYALPIILNSNKNLIAQSQNGSGKTLTFVIAILSKINRSLSSLQSMCICPTRELSQQNYDVIGSFTKYLNVKVFLAVPLCEKYSKSGGFQIYVGTPGKTLDFLKRRYIDTNNIKLFVLDEADDLIDIKNNMSTQVESIKRFLPRNCQILLFSATYNKDVRLFADQFAPQATKISVRQEDLTLKCVKQYYLITENDEQKYYYLSELYCSMTISQCVIFVNSKKSAYNLYKFMTDNNHNVTLICADSVISRFTKNQVQKANVLVMDPQTRDTLMSDFKKGISKVLICTDLLSRGIDVPSISLVINFDLPYIYQGRIEDNSSSFQNQKVNMETYIHRIGRTGRFGSKGMAINFISKNQLPHINQIEQFYKCVISDLEFDSELMKTSLTKLKN from the coding sequence atggATACAAAAGATATCAATACTGAAAAGAAAGAcgaaaaaaaagatagtaAACAAAATGAATCTTTTAATacagaaaatgaaaatttaaaaaatgttaaggagtcaaaaaataatgagaatttaaaaaatgatgagGAGctaaaaaatgatgaaattttaaaaaatgaaaattcaaAAGATATCAATTTAAAAGATGAAGAAACTAAAgatgataatttaaaaaataatgagaataaagataataaaggAGAAAATGTTATGAATATGTTTTTAagttatatacaaaaaaataaggatGATCCTCAAGTTCTTCAGCAAATGTTAAATATGATGAGTgaacaaatgaaaaataatttgcCTTCAAATGCATTGAATATCAATAGTGCTAATGCAAatgagaaaataaaaaatgaaggaAGTCATATatcaaataatgaaaatataattggtgaaaataaaaataataatcaaTGCCCcaatgataaagaaaaagatgaaaataaaaaaataaatgaggATAATAAAAATCTTACAATAAATGGAATTAATACTATAAATGATAAGAATCCAGaacaagaaaataaaatagtaaaTGAATGTAATAAATtggataatttaaataaattagatgaaataaataagacAAATGGGATTCataattcaaaatattctgaaaaagaaatgttatcaaagttaataaataattatgttgataaaaaaaatatcccAGAAACAAATATAGGGAATAATGATAAGTTAAATAATTTGGGTTTCAATAATTCGAACTCAAATAAATTAGATAATAACAATGTAAATGAATATATGATTAATCAAAATATCTATCGAAATACTCAAAGTTTCAATGAGAAAAATTCATCAAATGTTGAAAATAATggattaatgaaaaaaaaacataacgAATTAGTAGAAGATAATGATGAATATGtaattgaaaataatgaaacaaAGGAATCATTTGAAGAAGAAGCTGTaaatttaattgaaaaattaaaaatattaaataatgataaaaataaagtagaCACATTGAATAGATCCTATACTAAAACAAATGACATTAACAACCAAAGTGATTTTAAGTTGTATCATTCAAAGAATACATgggaagaattaaaaatagataatGAATTAATACAAATACtaacatatttaaaatttttcagTCCTTCTAAAATTCAAGCATATGCATTAccaattattttaaatagcaataaaaatttaatagcACAATCGCAAAATGGATCAGGAAAAACGTTAACATTTGTTATCGCcattttatcaaaaattaatagaagTTTGTCATCCTTGCAGTCTATGTGTATATGCCCTACTAGAGAATTATCTCAACAGAATTATGATGTAATAGGTAGTTttacaaaatatttaaatgtgAAAGTTTTTTTAGCTGTACCTTTATGCGAAAAATATAGTAAATCGGGAGGTTTTCAAATATATGTAGGAACTCCAGGAAAAACATTAGACTTTTTAAAAAGGAGATATATTGatacaaataatataaagttatttgtTTTGGATGAAGCTGATGATTTAATTGATATTAAGAATAATATGTCTACTCAAGTAGAAAGTATAAAAAGATTTTTACCAAGAAACTGccaaattcttttattttctgcAACATATAATAAGGATGTTCGCTTATTTGCTGATCAGTTTGCCCCTCAAGCAACCAAAATAAGTGTTAGACAAGAAGATTTAACATTGAAATGTGTTAAGCAATATTATTTGATCACAGAAAATGAtgaacaaaaatattattatttgtcTGAACTGTATTGTTCTATGACTATATCTCAATGTgtaatttttgttaattctAAAAAGTCAGCTTATAATTTATACAAATTCATGACTGATAATAATCATAACGTCACTTTAATTTGTGCAGATAGTGTAATTAGTCGTTTTACAAAAAATCAGGTGCAAAAAGCAAATGTGTTAGTAATGGATCCACAAACAAGAGATACATTAATGTctgattttaaaaaaggaatttcAAAAGTTTTAATATGCACAGATTTATTATCAAGAGGTATAGATGTCCCTTCTATAAGTTTAGTTATTAATTTCGATTTGCCATATATTTATCAAGGTAGAATAGAAGATAATTCGAGCTCTTTTCAAAATCAAAAAGTAAATATGGAAACTTACATTCATAGAATTGGAAGAACAGGAAGATTTGGATCAAAGGGTATGgctataaattttattagtaAAAATCAACTCCCACATATTAATCAAATTGAGCAGTTTTATAAATGTGTTATATCAGATTTAGAATTTGACTCAGAACTTATGAAAACTTCGCTAACTAAACTAAAAAATTGA